The following are encoded together in the Juglans microcarpa x Juglans regia isolate MS1-56 chromosome 2D, Jm3101_v1.0, whole genome shotgun sequence genome:
- the LOC121249125 gene encoding pentatricopeptide repeat-containing protein At5g40400 — MHRTSVYSFNQILIVLTGSASLTRSPSRPFPTINFVFQSTCSFSSSCSSSFLQTLPDSESKSISKPLYQFLPQTRNPNNLVNLICLNLKQENTHLALLQNDIKGLLPHLGAHEISRVLLRCQSDFSSALNFFNWVKSDLGLKPTTQNYCIIVHILAWSRQLSQAMKFLSELIEIARDVSPNDDVFESLILYSEDCNWDPLVFDMLIKAYVKANMIQEGFRTFSRTVEVGFVPSVIACNRLLNGLVKLNWVDQCWEVYEEMGRIGIHPNAHTFNILTHSLCKDLDVDKVNGFLEKMEEEGFIPDVVTYNTLINSYCRKERLEDAFYLYTIMYRRGVLPDLFSYTALMNGLCKEGKVREAHQLFHRMVHRGITPDTMCYNTLICGYCKEGKMQESRSLLYEMIGNGVCPDSFTCQIIMEGYVKEGRLLSALNLIVELQRFGIPISHDIYGHLMVRLCQENRPFAARSLLDRISPYGYVPDIVVYNDLIESLCKCNHVAEALDLKSEMVTKNIKPNLSTYLALISCLSKISRSMDGESLVEEMVRFGVPPDPAICKALVTGYCKERDVLKAESLLGFFAKEFQIFDTESYNALVKVLSENADVDSLMQIQDRMQKVGYAPNSLTCKFVIDGLWKATMLVKLKLNVECV, encoded by the coding sequence ATGCATCGAACTTCAGTTTATTCCTTTAATCAAATCCTCATCGTATTAACCGGTTCTGCATCTCTTACGAGATCTCCGTCAAGACCATTCCCGACCATCAATTTCGTTTTCCAATCAACTtgctctttctcttcctcttgttcTTCTTCGTTTCTGCAAACATTACCAGACTCAGAATCCAAGTCAATCTCGAAGCCGCTTTACCAGTTTCTACCCCAAACCCGGAATCCCAACAACTTAGTGAATCTCATTTGCTTAAACCTTAAACAAGAAAATACTCACCTAGCTCTTCTTCAAAATGACATTAAAGGGCTTCTTCCCCATCTGGGTGCCCATGAAATTTCTCGAGTTTTGTTGAGGTGCCAATCTGATTTCTCTTCTGCTCTCAATTTCTTCAATTGGGTTAAAAGTGATTTGGGTCTGAAACCCACTACCCAGAATTACTGTATTATTGTTCATATATTGGCCTGGTCTCGACAACTTTCTCAAGCCATGAAATTTTTGTCTGAATTGATAGAAATTGCTAGGGATGTGTCACCAAATGATGatgtttttgaaagtttgatttTGTACAGTGAAGATTGTAATTGGGATCCGCTTGTCTTTGATATGCTTATCAAGGCTTATGTGAAAGCCAACATGATTCAGGAAGGCTTTCGGACATTTAGCAGGACTGTGGAGGTTGGTTTTGTCCCCAGCGTGATTGCCTGTAATAGGCTTTTGAATGGGTTGGTGAAGCTGAATTGGGTTGATCAATGTTGGGAAGTATATGAAGAAATGGGGAGAATTGGGATACACCCGAATGCtcatacatttaatatattgacTCATAGTTTGTGCAAGGATCTAGATGTGGATAAGGTGAATGGGTTCTTGGAGAAGATGGAAGAAGAAGGGTTTATTCCCGATGTGGTGACATATAATACGTTGATTAACAGCTATTGTAGAAAAGAAAGGCTTGAAGATGCGTTTTATTTGTATACGATTATGTATCGGAGGGGCGTGTTGCCAGATTTGTTTTCTTATACTGCCTTGATGAATGGTCTTTGTAAAGAAGGGAAGGTTAGGGAGGCTCATCAGCTTTTTCATCGGATGGTTCATAGAGGGATAACTCCAGATACTATGTGCTATAACACTCTTATTTGTGGGTATTGCAAGGAGGGAAAGATGCAAGAATCTAGGTCATTATTGTACGAGATGATAGGAAATGGGGTTTGCCCAGATAGTTTCACTTGTCAGATTATCATGGAGGGATATGTAAAAGAAGGTAGATTACTTTCAGCTTTGAATTTGATTGTGGAGCTTCAGAGATTTGGAATCCCAATTTCTCATGACATTTATGGTCATCTAATGGTCAGATTGTGTCAGGAAAATCGGCCATTTGCAGCTAGAAGTCTTCTGGACAGAATCTCTCCGTATGGTTATGTGCCTGATATTGTTGTCTACAATGATTTGATTGAGTCGCTTTGCAAATGCAATCATGTGGCAGAGGCATTGGATTTGAAATCTGAGATGGtaactaaaaatataaagcCCAATCTTAGTACATACCTAGCTCTGATAAGCTGCTTGAGTAAAATAAGCAGAAGCATGGATGGTGAATCTTTAGTGGAAGAGATGGTTAGATTTGGTGTGCCACCTGATCCAGCAATATGCAAGGCCTTAGTTACTGGATACTGCAAGGAAAGAGATGTTTTAAAGGCAGAATCATTATTGGGCTTCTTTGCCaaggaatttcaaatttttgataCTGAAAGTTACAATGCACTAGTCAAAGTCCTCTCTGAGAATGCTGATGTGGATTCTTTAATGCAAATCCAGGATAGGATGCAAAAAGTGGGATATGCTCCGAATAGCCTAACATGCAAGTTTGTGATCGATGGATTATGGAAAGCTACAATGCTGGTCAAACTCAAGCTCAACGTGGAATGCGTGTAG
- the LOC121251227 gene encoding LOW QUALITY PROTEIN: uncharacterized protein LOC121251227 (The sequence of the model RefSeq protein was modified relative to this genomic sequence to represent the inferred CDS: deleted 1 base in 1 codon; substituted 2 bases at 2 genomic stop codons), with product MRKSRRALYSQTWWTDSTSSSPSYEQNLSSTSSATLSLSQAFGNFFLICYSLSWLFLISLSNSSFLFLSFASSFSLFIRPNYGSLYSEPAKVILEKDCDAFGSPIVSEIDRTMKKHADNLLHVLEGVSARITQLESRTRNLESSVDNLKVSVGNNHGSTDGRLRQLENILREVQLGVXVLQDKQLVLLGDPGLAKLQTSEAEQQPETQNTVQVDSVQQAASVPQQCHQHLPSANNQQAVPALTPPNAPPQTSPLQIFHLHFNFLLNSFRTRSPLFLSMSLTSLHLDKLLKPKLAISIIPNSAVVSSSCSTTTSVVSIGPQQQFSQPPPQLPQQRPSLAPANPPQLQPSLSHHAEEVPYAPPNYPPRLRQRPSGPPPSQQFYGAPSHMYELPSSRSSSGFSSGYGPPSGSTESYHYGGSPQYGGTSAVKPRLSSAVAQSGGTGYPQLPTARVLPQALPTASGVGSDSGSTGTGNRVPVDDVVDKEVSMGFPRDHVTATVRKLTENGQSIDLNVVLNKLMNEEEVXPPRGWFGR from the exons ATGAGGAAGAGTAGACGAGCATTGTACTCACAGACCTGGTGGACGGACTCCACCTCGAGCTCACCGAGCTACGAGCAGAACCTCTCCTCTACCTCCTCGGCGACTCTGAGCCTCTCCCAAGCCTTTGGTAACTTCTTCCTCATCTGCTACTCCCTCTCCTGGCTTTTCCTCATCTCCCTTTCCAACTCCTCGTTCCTCTTCCTCAGCTTTGCCTCCTCCTTTTCGCTCTTCATCCGACCC AATTATGGTTCTTTGTACAGTGAACCTGCAAAAGTCATTCTAGAGAAGGATTGCGATGCCTTTGGTTCTCCAATTGTGTCTGAAATTGATAGAACAATGAAGAAACATGCAGATAATTTGCTACATGTATTGGAAGGTGTTAGTGCACGAATAACGCAGCTGGAAAGCAGGACCCGCAACCTTGAGAGTTCCGTTGATAATTTGAAGGTGTCTGTTGGAAACAATCATGGAAGCACTGATGGAAGGCTGAGGCAGTTGGAGAATATTCTTAGAGAG GTGCAATTGGGGGTATAGGTGCTGCAGGATAAGCAATTAGTACTTCTTGGTGACCCGGGGCTTGCAAAGCTACAAACATCCGAGGCAGAGCAACAACCAGAAACCCAGAACACTGTGCAAGTAGATTCTGTGCAGCAGGCTGCATCTGTTCCTCAGCAATGCCATCAACATCTGCCTTCTGCTAATAATCAACAGGCTGTCCCTGCACTTACTCCCCCTAACGCTCCTCCTCAAACTTCTCCCCTCCAAATCTTCCACCTTCATTTCAATTTCCTCCTCAATTCCTTCAGAACCAGATCCCCTCTATTCCTCAGCATGAGCCTTACTTCCCTCCACCTGGACAAACTCCTGAAGC CCAAATTAGCAATATCAATCATCCCTAACTCAGCAGTCGTATCCTCCTCCTGCAGTACCACCACATCAGTAGTTTCTATCGGGCCTCAACAGCAGTTCTCTCAGCCACCACCCCAGCTACCTCAGCAGCGCCCATCTCTTGCACCTGCTAATCCTCCTCAACTCCAACCTTCATTAAGCCACCATGCTGAGGAGGTACCTTATGCTCCACCGAACTACCCACCTAGGCTTCGCCAACGACCCAGCGGACCCCCTCCCTCGCAACAATTTTATGGGGCACCTTCTCACATGTATGAATTACCATCTAGCAGATCCAGTTCAGGTTTTTCTTCTGGATATGGCCCACCTTCTGGGTCCACTGAATCATACCATTATGGTGGATCTCCTCAGTATGGTGGCACTTCTGCAGTGAAACCACGACTCTCTTCTGCTGTTGCCCAGAGTGGTGGAACTGGTTACCCACAGCTTCCAACTGCTCGGGTACTACCACAAGCCTTGCCTACCGCATCTGGGGTTGGTAGTGATTCTGGTTCTACAGGAACGGGGAACAGGGTTCCTGTCGATGATGTGGTTGACAAAGAGGTAAGTATGGGATTCCCAAGAGACCACGTGACGGCAACAGTTCGAAAGCTTACGGAAAATGGCCAATCAATTGACCTGAATGTAGTGCTGAATAAGCTTATGAATGAAGAGGAAGTCTAGCCCCCAAGAGGTTGGTTTGGTCGATAG
- the LOC121250759 gene encoding probable galactinol--sucrose galactosyltransferase 5: protein MAPSLSKAGSDATTLVDGVKQSPITLEGSNFLANGHVLLSDVPENITATPSPYTSTDKSITSIGCFVGFNATHSRSRHVVPIGKLRDIRFMSIFRFKVWWTTHWVGSNGRDLENETQMVVLEKSDSGRPYVLLLPLLEGTFRASIQPGNDDNVDLCVESGSTKATGAAFRSIMYMHAGENPFTLVKEAMKVVRAHLGTFKLLEEKTPPGIVDKFGWCTWDAFYLTVHPHGVLEGVRGLVEGGCPPGLVLLDDGWQSIGHDEDPITQEGINQTIAGEQMPCRLLKFQENYKFRDYSSPKNTTTGNPNKGMGAFIRDLKEEFKSVDYVYVWHALCGYWGGLRPDVPGMPESVVVKPKLSPGLELTMEDLAVDKIVATGVGLVPPQFVGQMYEGLHSHLEAVGIDGVKVDVIHLLEMLCENYGGRVELAKAYYKALTASVKKHFNGNGVIASMEHCNDFMFLGTEAISLGRVGDDFWCTDPSGDPNGTFWLQGCHMVHCAYNSLWMGNFIHPDWDMFQSTHPCAAFHAASRAISGGPIYVSDTVGKHNFDLLKTLVLPDGSILRCEYYALPTRDCLFEDPLHDGKTMLKIWNLNKYTGVLGAFNCQGGGWCRETRRNQCASQCSHVVTSRANPNDIEWKSGKNPISIEGVQVFALYYSQAKKLVLSKPSQNLEISLEPFNFELITVSPVVVLTGTFVQFAPIGLVNMLNTGGAIQSLVFNDEAKSIRIGVKGTGEMRVFASEKPIACKIDGEVVTFEYEDFMVVIQVPWPGSSNSSLIEYIF from the exons ATGGCTCCAAGTTTGAGCAAAGCTGGTTCCGATGCCACCACTCTCGTCGATGGCGTTAAACAGTCTCCAATCACGTTGGAGGGTTCAAACTTCTTGGCCAACGGGCATGTCTTACTTTCCGACGTCCCTGAGAATATCACAGCCACTCCTTCACCTTACACCTCCACTGACAAATCCATCACCTCCATTGGATGCTTTGTAGGCTTCAACGCCACGCATTCAAGAAGTCGGCACGTCGTCCCCATTGGAAAACTGCGGGACATTAGGTTTATGAGTATATTCAGGTTCAAGGTCTGGTGGACCACCCACTGGGTTGGCTCCAATGGCCGAGACCTGGAGAACGAGACCCAGATGGTGGTTCTCGAAAAATCAGACTCCGGTCGTCCTTATgttctccttcttcctcttctcgaGGGTACATTCCGGGCCTCGATCCAGCCAGGAAACGACGACAACGTCGATCTCTGCGTCGAGAGCGGGTCGACCAAGGCCACCGGAGCTGCATTCCGGAGCATCATGTACATGCACGCCGGAGAAAATCCTTTCACCCTGGTCAAGGAGGCCATGAAAGTCGTCAGAGCTCACCTGGGCACGTTTAAGCTTTTGGAGGAGAAAACCCCACCGGGTATCGTGGACAAATTTGGTTGGTGCACGTGGGACGCATTTTATCTTACGGTGCACCCTCATGGTGTGTTAGAAGGTGTGAGAGGGCTCGTCGAAGGTGGATGCCCACCGGGGCTCGTTCTTCTCGACGATGGGTGGCAGTCCATCGGCCACGATGAGGACCCAATCACGCAAGAGGGCATAAACCAAACCATAGCGGGAGAGCAAATGCCATGCAGGCTCTTGAAGTTCCAAGAGAACTACAAATTCAGGGACTACAGCAGTCCCAAAAACACCACCACCGGTAACCCCAACAAGGGCATGGGTGCCTTTATCAGGGACCTAAAGGAGGAGTTCAAGAGCGTCGACTATGTGTACGTGTGGCACGCACTATGCGGGTACTGGGGTGGGCTGAGGCCCGATGTGCCCGGAATGCCGGAATCGGTGGTGGTGAAGCCCAAGCTCTCGCCCGGATTGGAGTTGACCATGGAAGATCTGGCGGTGGATAAGATAGTTGCCACCGGGGTCGGGCTGGTCCCACCGCAGTTCGTTGGTCAGATGTACGAAGGGCTGCACTCACACTTGGAGGCGGTTGGTATTGATGGGGTCAAGGTCGACGTTATCCAT TTGCTGGAGATGCTGTGCGAGAATTACGGTGGAAGAGTGGAGCTGGCAAAGGCATATTACAAGGCTCTCACTGCTTCGGTGAAGAAGCATTTCAATGGGAATGGTGTTATTGCAAGCATGGAGCACTGCAACGACTTCATGTTCCTCGGAACCGAGGCCATTTCTCTTGGCCGTGTTG GGGACGATTTCTGGTGCACCGATCCATCTGGTGATCCAAATGGCACATTTTGGCTCCAAGGTTGTCACATGGTGCACTGTGCTTACAACAGCTTGTGGATGGGCAACTTCATACACCCAGATTGGGACATGTTCCAGTCTACTCACCCATGTGCTGCTTTCCATGCTGCATCTCGCGCAATTTCTGGAGGTCCTATTTATGTTAGTGACACTGTTGGCAAGCACAACTTCGATCTGCTCAAGACCTTGGTTTTACCTGATGGGTCTATTCTGCGCTGCGAGTACTATGCACTTCCTACCCGAGACTGTCTCTTTGAGGATCCTTTGCATGATGGAAAGACCATGCTCAAAATCTGGAACCTCAACAAG TATACTGGAGTTCTTGGGGCATTCAACTGCCAAGGAGGTGGATGGTGCCGTGAAACTAGGCGCAACCAATGTGCCTCCCAATGTTCCCATGTCGTGACCTCTCGAGCCAACCCAAATGACATCGAGTGGAAGAGTGGCAAGAACCCAATCTCCATTGAAGGGGTACAAGTTTTTGCCCTTTACTATTCCCAGGCCAAGAAGCTAGTGCTCTCCAAGCCATCACAGAACCTGGAGATATCCTTGGAGCCATTCAATTTCGAGCTAATCACCGTTTCCCCGGTGGTCGTTTTGACCGGAACATTTGTTCAGTTTGCTCCTATAGGCTTGGTGAACATGCTTAACACCGGTGGTGCCATCCAATCATTGGTTTTCAATGATGAGGCTAAGTCGATCCGAATCGGAGTGAAGGGCACTGGAGAAATGAGGGTGTTTGCGTCAGAGAAGCCAATAGCTTGCAAGATTGATGGCGAGGTTGTAACGTTTGAATACGAGGACTTCATGGTTGTTATTCAAGTGCCATGGCCTGGTTCTTCAAACTCGTCTTTGATTGAGTACATCTTCTAA
- the LOC121249124 gene encoding zinc finger CCCH domain-containing protein 41 yields MELKVSSPKPVGLSSSDCVSDPEEKEVSDDDDDDRNHKHRRRETRSQSSERDALEHVITRPYRKRNKPYENGHSFRENESQTSEKDLSSKFERRRQGLTSRAPLDLNHRFRGNQTFSGAGSGRGRGWDSGTWNQRDSRFSSVDIASQMVQQGSIPSNLYNGRGLPNVSNAQGASWNAFGLITGLPTAGLETLHSIGLQGTLRPSINSSMNMGIPRQRCRDFEERGFCLRGDMCPMEHGVNRIVIEDVQSLSQFNLPVSLPSVHLLGTPAGTRPLQSVSASSTTLMNSKGLLNKISKPGIVDDGLGPNGAFSGSGCVGGADLYDPDQPLWNNNCPETSNGLLTLQSPKNDETETMLDDDLSDRHNGRSCDSADNECLVRSTGTAVGLQGTGSSVWGRIGGSKNRLDMKAKIDSSIVSSACFENEAKEDKGALASVQGTSRQGKRIIADDVGPKATASSPKRVSDSAHNIRKPSQKALRTLFVNGIPQKNNKREGLLSHFQKFGEVIDIYIPVNSERAFVQFSKREEAEAALKAPDAVMGNRFIKLWWAKRDSIPDDGISSGGGVFVTPRGATAASVPHLPFLSKEKDINQSAASKSSVLHASDASGPVSDHPKPVILDGPKAPPLQKKLESLEYLKEELRKKQELLDQKRNDFRRQLQKLEEQATGPKGEVVSEQVAKRPKLEIVADTAKAATPRSSSDPGSAVASPHAEMVGDKNKSFDHVVSHSPKISTSLMLQESMSLKQPIRPLAPVGAPFLTNRYKLDNRPTAFRILPPLPAGLVSDAVLKEHFSSYGDISNVELEDLETSESEASKNCSACITFTTRRSAEKAFVNGKCWQGHNLKFMWLTSSHSSGGRENSPSIHKGHSEPDDQSQEQISGIIPEEVSTSENGESENPVRKSGIEHTEMDEDSQPSASPRSGEKE; encoded by the exons ATGGAGCTGAAAGTTTCATCTCCAAAGCCGGTGGGTCTTTCTTCCTCTGATTGTGTCAGTGATCCTGAGGAGAAGGAAGTCagcgatgatgatgatgatgatcgaAACCATAAGCATCGTAGGCGGGAGACGCGCTCTCAATCTTCGGAAAGAGATGCTTTGGAGCATGTGATAACAAGGCCGTATAGAAAACGCAACAAACCTTACGAAAATGGGCATTCTTTTAGGGAAAATGAATCTCAAACAAGTGAGAAAGACCTATCTTCAAAGTTTGAAAGAAGACGCCAAGGCTTAACATCACGAGCACCTTTGGATTTAAATCACAGATTTCGGGGAAACCAAACATTTTCTGGAGCTGGTTCTGGTAGGGGACGAGGCTGGGACTCTGGCACTTGGAACCAACGCGATTCAAGGTTCAGTTCAGTTGACATTGCATCTCAAATGGTTCAGCAGGGTTCCATTCCTTCAAACTTGTATAATGGAAGAGGGTTGCCAAATGTTTCAAATGCACAGGGTGCATCCTGGAATGCATTTGGACTAATTACAGGACTACCAACTGCTGGCCTAGAAACACTTCATTCCATTGGTTTGCAAGGAACACTCAGACCATCCATCAATTCTTCAATGAATATGGGCATTCCTCGTCAACGCTGCAGAGACTTTGAGGAGCGTGGATTTTGTCTAAGAGGGGACATGTGCCCCATGGAGCATGGTGTCAATAGGATTGTCATTGAAGATGTTCAG AGTCTTTCACAGTTTAACCTTCCTGTTTCACTTCCAAGTGTTCACCTTCTGGGAACACCTGCTGGAACAAGACCTTTACAATCAGTTAGTGCTTCTTCAACCACTTTGATGAACAGCAAGGGATTGCTTAACAAAATTAGCAAGCCTGGAATAGTCGATGATGGTTTGGGGCCGAATGGTGCATTTTCTGGTTCAGGTTGTGTGGGTGGAGCTGATTTGTATGATCCTGATCAACCCCTGTGGAATAACAACTGCCCTGAAACATCAAATGGCCTGCTCACTCTACAATCACCCAAGAATGATGAAACTGAAACCATGTTGGATGATGATCTCTCTGATAGGCACAATGGCAGGTCATGTGACAGTGCTGATAATGAGTGCCTTGTTAGAAGCACTGGAACTGCTGTTGGCTTACAGGGTACTGGTTCATCTGTTTGGGGTAGAATTGGTGGTTCAAAAAATAGATTAGACATGAAGGCAAAAATTGATTCTTCGATTGTTTCCTCTGCTTGTTTTGAGAATGAAGCTAAGGAAGATAAAGGGGCCTTAGCTAGTGTTCAAGGCACTTCCCGCCAAGGAAAGCGGATCATTGCTGATGATGTTGGTCCAAAAGCTACAGCTTCATCTCCCAAGAGAGTGAGTGATAGTGCGCATAACATCCGGAAACCTTCTCAAAAGGCTTTGCGTACTCTATTTGTCAATGGCATTCCccagaaaaacaataaaagggAGGgtcttctttctcattttcaaaagttTGGGGAGGTAATCGATATTTATATTCCAGTAAATAGTGAAAGAGCATTTGTCCAATTCTCAAAAAGGGAAGAGGCAGAAGCTGCTCTCAAGGCACCTGATGCTGTAATGGGTAATCGCTTTATCAAGCTGTGGTGGGCTAAACGTGATAGCATTCCTGATGATGGCATAAGCAGTGGTGGTGGTGTATTTGTAACTCCTCGTGGTGCTACAGCTGCTTCAGTTCCACATCTCCCTTTTCTTAGCAAAGAGAAAGACATTAATCAGTCTGCTGCTTCAAAGAGTAGTGTTCTCCATGCTTCTGATGCCTCTGGACCTGTCTCTGATCACCCTAAGCCTGTCATCCTAGATGGCCCTAAGGCTCCACCTTTGCAAAAGAAGCTGGAGAGTTTAGAGTATTTGAAAGAGGAGCTCCGCAAGAAACAAGAATTGCTGGACCAGAAGCGGAATGACTTTCGGCGCCAGTTACAAAAACTCGAGGAACAA GCTACAGGACCAAAGGGCGAGGTAGTTTCTGAACAAGTTGCAAAGAGACCTAAACTGGAAATAGTGGCTGATACTGCTAAAGCTGCTACTCCAAGGTCCTCCTCTGATCCTGGTTCTGCTGTGGCATCACCACATGCCGAGATGGTGGGGGATAAGAACAAATCATTCGATCATGTTGTGTCCCATAGTCCCAAAATAAGCACAAGCCTGATGCTGCAGGAATCTATGAGCTTAAAGCAGCCAATTCGTCCATTAGCACCTGTAGGGGCCCCTTTTCTAACGAACAGATACAAATTGGACAACCGTCCTACTGCATTTAGAATTCTTCCACCTTTGCCAGCTGGACTTGTGAGT GATGCTGTTTTGAAGGAACACTTTTCATCATATGGTGATATTTCTAACGTGGAGCTAGAAGATCTGGAAACCAGTGAGTCAGAGGCATCTAAAAATTGCTCAGCTTGTATAACTTTCACCACACGTCGATCAGCTGAGAAAGCATTTGTTAATGGTAAATGCTGGCAAGGccacaatttaaaatttatgtggCTGACATCTAGTCATTCTTCTGGGGGCAGAGAAAATTCTCCATCCATTCATAAGGGGCATTCAGAACCTGATGATCAGTCTCAAGAACAAATATCAGGTATAATACCTGAGGAAGTTTCTACTTCAGAAAATGGAGAATCTGAAAATCCAGTAAGAAAAAGTGGTATTGAGCATACGGAGATGGATGAAGATTCCCAGCCTAGTGCAAGCCCAAGGTCCGGTGAGAAAGAGTAA